A region from the Melanotaenia boesemani isolate fMelBoe1 chromosome 11, fMelBoe1.pri, whole genome shotgun sequence genome encodes:
- the psat1 gene encoding phosphoserine aminotransferase produces MDQKQTINFGAGPAKLPKSVLFQAQKELLSYSGIGISVLEMSHRSSDFNKIINKTESLLRELLNIPDNYKVLFLQGGGSGQFSGVPLNLIGLKKDRCADYLVTGTWSAKAAKEAEKYGKVNIVHPKLDSYTKIPDPSSWTLNPSASYVYYCCNETVHGVEYNFTPETNGVVLVSDMSSNFLSRPVDVSKFGLIFAGAQKNVGCAGVTVVIVREDLIGHALKECPIVLDYKVQAEMNSLYNTPPCFSIYIMALVLEWIKNNGGSAAMETLNKQKSSMIYDIINSSNGFYVCPVDMACRSRMNVPFRVGKKEGDEALEKQFLEGASKRGMISLKGHRSVGGIRASLYNAVTLEDTEALADYMKEFLKEHQ; encoded by the exons GTGCTGTTTCAAGCACAGAAAGAACTTCTCAGCTACAGCGGCATCGGTATCAGTGTTCTTG AAATGAGTCACAGATCATCAGACTTCAACAAAATCATCAACAAGACAGAGAGTCTCCTGCGAGAGCTGCT AAATATCCCAGACAACTACAAGGTACTCTTTCTGCAGGGTGGCGGGTCTGGACAGTTCAGCGGCGTTCCTCTCAACTTGATTGGCCTTAAAAAAGACAGGTGCGCCGATTACCTGGTGACAGGCACCTGGTCGGCAAAGGCGGCTAAAGAAGCAGAGAAATACGGCAAAGTGAACATTGTCCACCCGAAGCTGGACAGTTACACGA AAATTCCCGATCCCAGCAGCTGGACCCTGAACCCCTCAGCCTCCTACGTGTACTACTGCTGCAACGAGACAGTCCATGGTGTGGAATACAACTTCACGCCTGAGACAAATGGGGTGGTCCTCGTCAGTGACATGTCCTCCAACTTCCTGTCCCGGCCTGTGGATGTGTCAAAG TTTGGGCTCATTTTCGCGGGGGCTCAGAAGAACGTGGGTTGTGCCGGAGTGACTGTGGTTATTGTGCGAGAGGACTTGATAGGCCACGCTCTGAAAGAGTGTCCCATTGTCCTGGACTACAAGGTGCAGGCTGAGATGAACTCCCTCTACAACACACCACCATGTTTCAG CATCTACATCATGGCCCTGGTTCTGGAGTGGATCAAGAATAACGGTGGCAGCGCTGCCATGGAGACGCTCAACAAGCAAAAGTCCTCCATGATTTATGATATTATCAACTCTTCTAATGGTTTTTATGT GTGTCCTGTGGACATGGCCTGCCGAAGCCGCATGAATGTACCTTTCCGTGtgggaaagaaggaaggagacgAAGCCTTGGAAAAGCAGTTTCTGGAAGGTGCATCCAAACGTGGAATGATTTCACTCAAAGGACACAG GTCAGTCGGAGGAATCCGTGCATCTCTGTACAACGCTGTGACCCTGGAGGACACCGAAGCCCTGGCTGACTACATGAAAGAATTCCTCAAAGAGCACCAATAA